A genomic region of Bdellovibrionales bacterium contains the following coding sequences:
- a CDS encoding DUF366 family protein: MKSLWITKRFPYDGTQLRPLFAYLGEGLLGDSIVSWRGPCQIDWVNMVDGEDLRAQSPIAGSDMVHFIVEKFDCSLFAAVSLQRLITAIALELIRNLAKESVLALQVFRVGDDLFCGDKKLSISVATLSLRSALIHFALNVSNEGTPVPTLSLIDLGINPEEFSRLLLDRVVEEVHSVTEATCKVRTV; the protein is encoded by the coding sequence ATGAAAAGTCTTTGGATTACCAAAAGATTTCCTTACGACGGAACCCAACTTCGACCATTATTTGCCTATTTGGGTGAGGGATTATTGGGCGATTCCATTGTCTCTTGGCGAGGACCTTGCCAGATAGACTGGGTGAACATGGTTGATGGTGAAGACCTTCGGGCTCAGAGTCCCATTGCGGGATCTGATATGGTCCATTTTATCGTCGAAAAATTCGATTGCAGTTTGTTTGCTGCGGTTAGTTTGCAAAGGCTCATAACAGCTATAGCTCTTGAGCTGATTCGAAATTTGGCAAAAGAGAGCGTTCTCGCTCTGCAGGTTTTTCGGGTGGGAGATGATCTATTTTGTGGAGATAAAAAGCTGAGCATCAGTGTCGCCACTTTGAGTCTGCGGTCAGCTTTGATTCATTTTGCCCTCAACGTGAGCAATGAGGGGACTCCTGTCCCCACTCTGTCTCTGATCGATCTCGGAATTAACCCCGAGGAGTTTTCTCGCCTTCTTTTGGATCGAGTCGTTGAGGAAGTCCATAGTGTGACGGAGGCGACCTGCAAAGTGAGGACTGTCTGA
- the queC gene encoding 7-cyano-7-deazaguanine synthase QueC: MRKRSIVLLSAGLDSAVNLFEAHLDTEVILALTFDYGQRAAIREIQKASSLCGLLSLKHHVVNLPWFIDFTTTSLINRNVSVPESGEVDINSLGQSKATAERVWIPNRNGIFLNIAAGYAEGLGANYIVPGFNAEEASTFPDNSEDFIEVLNQSLRLSTASRVEVRCYTTRLTKPMIVRRGRELGVPFEDIWPCYHDGEEWCGKCESCLRFLRALKE; the protein is encoded by the coding sequence GTGAGAAAAAGATCTATCGTTCTATTGTCTGCGGGCTTGGATTCGGCGGTCAATTTATTCGAGGCTCATCTCGATACTGAAGTTATTCTGGCATTGACGTTTGACTATGGACAACGTGCTGCTATTCGAGAGATTCAGAAAGCCAGTTCACTTTGTGGGCTTCTCTCTCTCAAGCATCATGTTGTAAATTTGCCTTGGTTTATTGATTTTACAACGACCTCTTTAATAAATCGAAATGTATCTGTGCCAGAATCAGGTGAGGTTGATATCAATTCATTGGGACAATCAAAGGCGACAGCGGAAAGAGTTTGGATACCCAATCGAAATGGAATTTTTTTAAATATTGCGGCCGGCTATGCTGAAGGTTTGGGTGCCAATTATATTGTGCCGGGTTTTAATGCTGAGGAAGCATCAACATTTCCAGATAATTCCGAAGACTTTATTGAGGTGCTCAATCAAAGCTTAAGACTCTCCACTGCCTCCCGAGTCGAAGTTCGCTGTTACACAACTCGTTTGACGAAGCCAATGATCGTTCGCAGGGGGAGAGAGCTGGGGGTTCCTTTTGAGGATATTTGGCCCTGCTATCATGATGGAGAAGAGTGGTGTGGGAAGTGTGAGTCGTGTCTGCGTTTTCTGCGGGCTCTGAAGGAGTGA
- the recJ gene encoding single-stranded-DNA-specific exonuclease RecJ translates to MIEWQARGNSDLRSSGPPRIPDLVWRILNARGLHSEEVIDSFLSPALKNLSDPAVMDGMKTAVSRLMQAYSKKEKICVYGDFDLDGTSGLALLLRGLEWLGYEQVGGYQPKRLTEGYGLHAHAIEEFSRQGVSLVVTVDVGITAHKAVERANELGVDVIITDHHLPQGELPSAVAVLNPNKGTCQSGLGHLCGTGVAFYLVLALRSSFRQRNWLKTDFDPKKLLDCFAIGTLTDLVPLVGENRILVRHGLIELARTERPGLQALLEELGLGGRALGSQEVAIRFAPKLNALSRMEMGVLPLDLYLANSRKDANELVGKVMANNELRLRVQAEAHEEAVLQANERNQQGYIWVWSDRFHQGVIGLIATKLAQTFQIPAFVGSVHTDKGTVTGSARSPFAGATSVLKALEFSASSLRKFGGHSPAAGFEVELNNVEGLDARLGEFFSLSKAEKTKMPSLAYDVVCDLDEINAMFMTWFAHLEPFGTGWEPVVVRIDNLEITSVRQLRGGHYKIEVKDPKSSQRIDVLWFSPPPQHAFFCPKDSTGRAVDILGEPQWNFFAGKKSIQLLVKDLKFAIQ, encoded by the coding sequence GTGATAGAGTGGCAGGCCCGCGGAAACTCTGATCTTCGTTCTTCGGGTCCCCCTAGGATTCCGGATCTCGTCTGGCGAATTTTGAATGCACGTGGGCTTCATTCTGAAGAAGTCATAGATTCTTTCTTGTCTCCCGCTCTCAAAAACCTGAGTGATCCGGCCGTTATGGATGGAATGAAAACGGCTGTCTCCCGTCTTATGCAGGCTTATTCGAAAAAGGAAAAAATCTGTGTTTATGGTGATTTCGATTTAGATGGAACCTCTGGTTTGGCGCTCTTGCTCAGGGGACTTGAATGGCTTGGTTATGAACAGGTGGGTGGGTATCAGCCGAAACGGCTCACCGAAGGCTATGGTCTTCATGCGCACGCGATAGAAGAGTTCTCTCGGCAAGGTGTTTCGCTTGTGGTCACGGTAGACGTAGGTATTACGGCTCATAAAGCCGTTGAGAGAGCCAATGAATTGGGCGTTGATGTGATTATTACGGATCATCATTTGCCGCAAGGTGAACTTCCATCGGCAGTCGCTGTTCTCAATCCTAACAAGGGAACTTGTCAGTCAGGATTGGGCCATCTTTGTGGAACTGGAGTTGCGTTCTATTTGGTTCTTGCGCTTCGCAGTTCTTTTCGCCAGAGGAATTGGCTTAAGACCGATTTTGATCCGAAGAAATTGTTAGACTGCTTTGCGATTGGGACCCTCACAGATTTGGTTCCGCTAGTTGGTGAGAATCGCATTTTGGTGAGGCATGGCTTGATTGAGTTAGCGCGGACAGAGAGGCCCGGTTTGCAGGCCCTACTTGAAGAGCTTGGTTTGGGAGGGCGCGCTTTGGGATCGCAGGAAGTGGCGATTCGATTTGCTCCAAAATTAAACGCTTTGTCTCGCATGGAAATGGGGGTTCTACCACTGGATCTATATTTGGCGAATTCAAGAAAAGACGCCAACGAACTTGTCGGTAAAGTGATGGCGAACAATGAATTGAGACTCAGGGTGCAGGCCGAGGCCCATGAGGAGGCAGTTCTTCAAGCAAATGAGAGAAATCAGCAGGGATACATTTGGGTTTGGTCTGATCGTTTTCATCAAGGTGTCATAGGGCTAATCGCAACGAAGCTGGCGCAGACTTTTCAGATCCCCGCCTTTGTTGGATCTGTCCATACCGACAAAGGGACCGTAACCGGCAGTGCACGCTCTCCTTTTGCAGGGGCGACCAGTGTGCTAAAGGCCTTGGAATTTTCAGCGAGCAGTCTGAGAAAATTCGGAGGACACTCTCCAGCAGCAGGATTTGAAGTAGAATTAAATAATGTTGAGGGTCTGGATGCTAGATTGGGAGAATTCTTTTCTTTATCAAAAGCTGAGAAGACGAAGATGCCGTCCCTTGCTTATGATGTGGTTTGCGACCTTGATGAGATTAATGCGATGTTTATGACATGGTTTGCGCACTTGGAGCCCTTCGGTACAGGATGGGAACCAGTTGTTGTAAGGATCGATAACCTAGAAATAACTTCTGTTCGTCAGCTTCGAGGAGGTCATTATAAAATCGAAGTGAAAGATCCGAAATCAAGCCAGCGAATTGATGTTCTGTGGTTTTCCCCACCACCTCAACACGCTTTTTTTTGCCCGAAGGATTCAACAGGAAGAGCGGTGGATATTCTTGGAGAACCTCAGTGGAATTTCTTCGCCGGCAAAAAGAGTATTCAACTCTTGGTAAAGGACTTGAAGTTCGCCATTCAGTAG
- the secD gene encoding protein translocase subunit SecD: MTENIKVRFAIVIAAVLLAGAWIAPNFIDFKEGDWWFSKKKMVYGLDIQGGLHLVMGVDTHGIIVEKTVRLSRSLRDELKNRNVGVESIAAQAEDKTRLDVVLKSDVDVKSLKSYIADTYPATIQILETAGNRVTLRYFDNVIRDQKQQVINQAIEVIRNRIDEFGVAEPSISAQGSERILVQLPGIQDAVRAKELINRTARLDFRIVSRDVEQAKLAELIGSAEKAGNYAFGKDGLRYLAYVKRLNEDLKGKIPENTLVVFQKPEEAATLEAGKIPYLVMSDTDLTGDQLEDASVHPGEYGEPEVVFSFSPDGRRRFGEITEKNVGKQMAIVLDEIVQSAPVIQGKIASSSARITLGGGRDYQKTVNEANFIATALRAGALPANLEQLEERTVGPNLGADSIAAGKKATLIGVALIFLFMALYYRKLGIIADIALSLNVLFLLAILTSLGATLTLPGVAAIALTVGMAVDANIIIFERIKEELRKGTGTSAAIKDGFSNAFSSIFDANITTVATSLILMYYGTGPVRGFAVSLTIGIVTSMFTAVFVSRVLIEIMTKWFKVKNIASV; this comes from the coding sequence ATGACTGAAAACATCAAAGTGCGTTTTGCTATCGTCATCGCAGCTGTACTTTTAGCAGGTGCTTGGATCGCCCCCAATTTCATTGATTTTAAAGAAGGTGATTGGTGGTTCTCGAAAAAGAAAATGGTCTACGGTTTGGATATCCAGGGTGGCTTGCACCTTGTTATGGGAGTGGATACCCACGGGATCATTGTTGAGAAAACGGTGCGGTTGTCGAGAAGCCTCAGAGATGAACTTAAAAATAGAAATGTGGGGGTTGAGAGCATTGCTGCTCAGGCAGAAGATAAAACGAGGCTAGATGTCGTCCTCAAATCAGACGTCGACGTGAAGAGCTTGAAAAGCTATATCGCTGATACCTACCCAGCCACAATTCAGATTTTGGAGACAGCAGGAAATAGAGTGACTCTGAGATATTTTGATAACGTTATCAGAGATCAAAAGCAGCAGGTTATCAATCAGGCCATCGAAGTGATTCGAAATCGAATCGATGAGTTCGGAGTGGCGGAGCCGAGTATTTCTGCGCAAGGGAGCGAGCGTATTTTAGTCCAGCTCCCTGGGATTCAAGATGCGGTCAGAGCGAAAGAGTTAATTAATCGTACCGCCCGCTTGGATTTTCGAATTGTTTCCAGAGATGTTGAGCAGGCCAAATTGGCTGAGCTTATTGGTTCGGCCGAGAAGGCAGGCAATTATGCTTTCGGTAAAGACGGATTGCGTTATTTGGCGTATGTAAAAAGGCTAAATGAGGATCTTAAAGGCAAGATACCAGAGAATACTCTCGTTGTTTTTCAAAAACCCGAGGAAGCAGCAACTCTTGAGGCTGGAAAAATTCCTTATTTAGTTATGAGTGACACAGATCTGACGGGAGATCAGCTTGAGGATGCAAGTGTTCATCCCGGTGAATATGGCGAGCCAGAAGTTGTCTTTTCCTTTAGTCCTGACGGCAGACGCAGATTTGGTGAGATCACAGAGAAAAATGTTGGCAAACAAATGGCGATCGTTCTTGACGAAATTGTTCAGAGTGCTCCAGTCATTCAAGGAAAGATTGCCTCTTCCTCAGCACGAATCACTTTGGGCGGCGGCAGAGACTATCAAAAAACAGTAAATGAAGCCAATTTTATTGCGACTGCACTTCGCGCTGGAGCTCTTCCGGCAAATTTGGAGCAGCTTGAAGAAAGAACTGTGGGACCCAATCTCGGGGCGGACAGCATTGCGGCAGGAAAGAAGGCAACCCTTATTGGCGTAGCTCTCATTTTCCTGTTTATGGCCCTCTATTATCGCAAGTTGGGTATTATTGCCGATATTGCGCTCAGTTTGAATGTGCTTTTTCTTTTGGCAATTCTGACCTCATTGGGAGCAACTTTAACCCTACCTGGAGTGGCGGCCATAGCTCTGACAGTGGGGATGGCGGTAGATGCCAATATCATTATATTTGAGCGGATCAAGGAAGAGTTGCGTAAGGGAACCGGGACATCTGCTGCGATTAAGGATGGCTTTTCGAACGCATTTAGTTCAATCTTTGATGCGAATATCACGACTGTTGCTACCAGTTTGATCCTTATGTACTACGGCACGGGGCCAGTGCGCGGCTTTGCGGTCAGCTTGACAATTGGAATCGTGACTTCCATGTTTACCGCCGTATTTGTTAGCCGAGTTTTGATTGAGATTATGACCAAGTGGTTTAAAGTTAAAAATATTGCCTCTGTTTAA
- the yajC gene encoding preprotein translocase subunit YajC, with protein sequence MFSVFSQIAWAQQANGASAPNFLEQMIPFVFIFLIFFFLIIRPQQKRHKKQQEFMSSLKRGDSVLTSGGILGTIEGLTEKFVTLEVADGVRLRILKSQISGPSSEEQK encoded by the coding sequence ATGTTCAGTGTGTTCAGTCAGATCGCTTGGGCTCAGCAAGCAAATGGAGCCTCAGCTCCCAATTTTCTTGAGCAAATGATCCCATTCGTGTTCATTTTTTTGATTTTCTTTTTTCTTATCATACGCCCCCAACAGAAGCGTCATAAAAAGCAGCAGGAATTCATGTCTTCTCTCAAGAGGGGCGATTCGGTTTTGACATCCGGAGGAATCTTGGGAACGATAGAGGGTCTGACGGAAAAATTTGTCACACTTGAAGTGGCAGATGGTGTCCGTCTCCGGATTTTGAAAAGTCAAATTTCGGGGCCATCGAGTGAGGAACAGAAATGA
- the tgt gene encoding tRNA guanosine(34) transglycosylase Tgt, with the protein MGETFNSFKLLKQNGEARAGILETARGAIETPVFMPVGTKGSVKGMLPHELKDLGAQIILGNTYHLHLRPGEKTIQRLGGLHQFTGWAGPILTDSGGFQVFSLSQLAKISEEGVEFRSHLDGAKHFISPEKSMEIQMDLGADIIMAFDECPAYPATSESLKKSMDLTYRWLLRSKASMVRQESMLFGIAQGGLDLNLRLESLDQITSVDLPGYALGGFSVGEPIHLMHELVKVIGPRMPRNKPRYLMGVGTPLDLILSVDSGIDMFDCVMPTRTARNGTLFTWSGKVHIKRTQYKEDPAPLDSECDCCTCQNYSRAFLRHMFMSGEIVSARLNTIHNLHFYSQLMARARRAIQDGSWPEYRDFCLTRFAKSQDNQ; encoded by the coding sequence ATGGGAGAGACCTTCAATTCGTTCAAACTCTTAAAGCAAAATGGTGAAGCTCGCGCAGGGATCTTAGAGACCGCACGAGGAGCCATCGAAACCCCAGTTTTTATGCCCGTTGGAACAAAAGGGAGTGTGAAGGGGATGCTCCCCCATGAACTCAAGGACCTGGGCGCCCAGATCATTCTCGGAAACACCTATCACCTGCATCTTCGACCCGGTGAAAAGACGATTCAGAGACTTGGCGGACTACATCAATTCACAGGATGGGCAGGCCCGATCTTAACTGATAGTGGCGGATTTCAGGTTTTTTCTCTCTCTCAATTGGCCAAGATTTCAGAAGAGGGAGTGGAATTTCGGAGCCATTTGGATGGGGCAAAGCATTTTATCAGTCCTGAAAAGAGCATGGAAATCCAAATGGACCTCGGTGCCGATATCATCATGGCATTTGATGAGTGCCCAGCTTATCCGGCCACAAGCGAGAGTCTAAAAAAATCCATGGATTTAACTTACCGTTGGTTGCTTCGGTCCAAGGCCAGCATGGTGAGGCAAGAGAGCATGTTGTTCGGAATTGCTCAGGGAGGTTTGGATTTGAATCTTCGCCTTGAAAGTCTCGATCAAATTACAAGTGTCGACCTTCCCGGGTATGCATTGGGGGGCTTTAGCGTTGGTGAGCCTATTCATTTGATGCATGAGCTTGTAAAGGTCATAGGGCCTCGAATGCCCCGTAATAAGCCTCGTTACCTGATGGGCGTGGGGACCCCGCTTGACCTTATTTTATCAGTCGATTCGGGAATTGACATGTTTGATTGCGTGATGCCAACGAGAACAGCGCGAAACGGCACTCTGTTCACCTGGTCCGGAAAAGTACATATAAAGAGAACTCAATACAAAGAGGATCCAGCCCCCCTGGACTCTGAATGTGACTGCTGCACCTGCCAAAATTATTCGAGAGCCTTCCTCAGGCATATGTTTATGAGCGGTGAAATTGTTTCTGCGCGTCTCAATACCATACATAATCTCCATTTCTACTCCCAGCTTATGGCAAGAGCTCGACGAGCCATTCAGGATGGGAGTTGGCCAGAATACCGTGATTTTTGTTTAACGCGATTCGCTAAATCGCAGGACAATCAGTAG
- a CDS encoding S-adenosylmethionine:tRNA ribosyltransferase-isomerase, protein MALPPYIQRARGERHNREKDRENYQSAWWRNLGSTAAPTASLHFSQDDLKYWGDRGVGIALTTLHVGLGTFLPIKVKDLSEHLMHKEWCSIPRETLNLIEMTRSKGGRVFALGTTVTRTLESWASGLLSEFEGGVCGNTDLFIRPGFEFRVVDVLMTNFHQPESSLLALVCAFAGREKVMESYRWAIDHQFRLFSYGDLTIWERPSIRSNS, encoded by the coding sequence TTGGCTCTTCCTCCCTATATTCAAAGAGCGAGGGGCGAGAGGCACAATCGGGAGAAGGATCGGGAGAATTATCAATCGGCTTGGTGGAGGAATTTGGGAAGTACAGCTGCACCCACCGCCAGTCTTCATTTTTCTCAAGACGATCTGAAGTATTGGGGCGATCGGGGCGTTGGCATCGCTTTGACGACTCTTCACGTCGGCTTGGGCACATTCCTTCCAATCAAAGTCAAAGATTTGTCTGAGCATCTTATGCACAAAGAGTGGTGCTCTATTCCTCGTGAGACTCTCAATTTGATCGAGATGACTCGATCCAAGGGGGGACGGGTTTTTGCTTTGGGTACGACCGTCACCCGTACTCTCGAGTCTTGGGCGAGTGGATTGCTTTCTGAATTTGAGGGAGGAGTGTGCGGAAATACGGATTTATTTATTCGTCCAGGGTTTGAATTTAGGGTCGTAGACGTGTTAATGACCAACTTCCATCAGCCCGAGAGCTCATTGTTAGCATTGGTTTGTGCCTTTGCGGGCCGGGAAAAGGTGATGGAATCTTATCGTTGGGCGATTGATCACCAATTTAGACTCTTTAGCTACGGAGATTTGACCATATGGGAGAGACCTTCAATTCGTTCAAACTCTTAA
- a CDS encoding S-adenosylmethionine:tRNA ribosyltransferase-isomerase: MKISDFSYSYPDSLVATERAMSSRVMFVGAGNRSPTIGPVTNPRELNLSEARDLLGPGDLLVLNDTGVIPCRIFTPENREILFVCRESPDTWQVLFPARGLALGKKMELPGGRIATLVRKGLPQILKIEGEELLPRIL; encoded by the coding sequence TTGAAAATATCAGATTTTAGCTACAGTTATCCCGATTCATTGGTTGCGACAGAGCGCGCTATGTCTTCCCGGGTTATGTTCGTTGGGGCCGGCAATCGATCTCCGACAATCGGACCTGTCACAAATCCCAGAGAGTTGAACCTGAGCGAGGCGCGTGATCTTTTAGGACCCGGTGACCTCCTTGTTCTCAATGATACGGGAGTGATCCCCTGCCGAATTTTTACCCCCGAAAATAGGGAGATTCTGTTTGTTTGTCGAGAGTCGCCAGACACGTGGCAGGTCTTGTTCCCGGCGAGAGGTTTGGCTCTCGGAAAAAAAATGGAGCTTCCCGGTGGGCGGATCGCGACTCTTGTCAGAAAAGGACTTCCACAAATTTTGAAAATCGAGGGAGAGGAGCTTTTGCCCCGAATACTTTGA
- a CDS encoding twin-arginine translocase TatA/TatE family subunit produces MGGMSLFHWVIIILIVLVVFGPSRLPNLGKSLGQAIRGFKKGLDESMDSMENEGTSRTQPEKLQAGDSATKSDVKSEVKKSEKEEV; encoded by the coding sequence ATGGGCGGAATGTCACTGTTTCACTGGGTTATTATTATTCTTATTGTCTTGGTCGTGTTTGGCCCCAGTCGTTTACCAAATCTGGGCAAATCCTTAGGGCAAGCCATTCGAGGTTTCAAAAAAGGACTTGATGAGAGCATGGATAGCATGGAAAATGAGGGCACCTCTAGAACTCAACCTGAAAAGCTTCAGGCCGGGGACAGTGCGACCAAGTCAGATGTCAAATCAGAGGTTAAAAAGTCCGAAAAAGAGGAAGTCTAG
- a CDS encoding VTT domain-containing protein, producing MGPWLYTFLFLVIFCETGLVVMPFLPGDSLLFSLGSICAVRPDLLDLKLLCPLLIGAAILGDGVNFSFGHFCRNRFLKNSKRRFLNEKHLEKAEVFYKKYGGKAIFLARFLPIIRTYAPFVAGLSLMPRLKFIYYNIFGAFVWICTFLFAGFFFGETEIVKQNFSLIMLAIILLSMLPIFYEIFRKFFCSPPAASFHSGASEVKD from the coding sequence ATGGGGCCGTGGCTTTATACCTTCCTGTTTTTAGTGATTTTTTGTGAGACAGGCCTGGTTGTCATGCCTTTTTTGCCTGGGGACTCATTGCTTTTCTCATTGGGATCCATTTGTGCAGTTCGGCCCGATTTGTTGGATTTAAAATTGCTCTGTCCCCTTTTGATTGGTGCGGCCATTCTTGGTGATGGGGTCAATTTTTCCTTTGGACACTTCTGTAGAAATCGTTTTTTGAAAAATAGCAAAAGACGATTCCTGAATGAAAAACATCTCGAGAAGGCTGAAGTATTTTATAAAAAGTACGGAGGGAAGGCCATTTTCCTGGCGAGATTTCTGCCGATTATCCGAACTTATGCTCCTTTTGTTGCTGGCTTAAGCTTGATGCCCAGGCTAAAGTTTATCTACTATAATATCTTTGGTGCTTTTGTCTGGATCTGTACGTTTCTCTTTGCGGGTTTTTTCTTTGGTGAAACTGAGATCGTAAAGCAGAACTTTTCATTGATCATGCTTGCAATTATTTTGCTTTCAATGCTCCCCATTTTTTATGAGATATTTCGGAAATTCTTTTGCTCTCCACCTGCCGCTTCATTTCACAGCGGCGCATCTGAAGTCAAGGACTAG
- a CDS encoding biopolymer transporter ExbD encodes MSHLKGSFKRKITVPGFHLHSKYDLHFLRERQHQKKMRKSEPGLPLTALIDIFSMLVIFLLMNFSASGEIFFMSKAKIRIPDAKHSVPLENLPLITITSNEIIFAAAKGKAYIQPIPSTDEGFDGLRAKLQEFKRSEKPPDPNQPEKRKINIQADQKTPILEVKRIMTVLITEGWEGINFAVRRNEVGGK; translated from the coding sequence GTGAGTCACTTGAAAGGGAGCTTTAAGCGCAAAATCACCGTCCCTGGCTTTCACCTCCACTCAAAATATGATCTTCACTTTTTGCGAGAGCGTCAGCATCAAAAGAAAATGAGAAAATCTGAGCCCGGCCTTCCGTTGACGGCGCTCATTGACATTTTTTCTATGCTTGTGATCTTTCTTTTGATGAACTTCTCAGCATCCGGCGAGATCTTTTTTATGTCTAAAGCTAAAATACGGATACCTGATGCGAAGCATTCAGTTCCCCTCGAAAATTTACCTCTGATAACTATTACCAGTAACGAAATTATCTTTGCGGCAGCCAAGGGAAAAGCATATATTCAACCCATTCCCAGTACAGATGAGGGATTTGATGGGCTGAGGGCTAAACTTCAGGAGTTTAAACGCTCAGAGAAGCCGCCCGATCCAAATCAGCCAGAGAAAAGGAAGATTAACATTCAAGCAGATCAGAAAACACCAATTTTAGAGGTGAAAAGGATCATGACCGTTTTGATTACAGAGGGCTGGGAAGGTATCAATTTTGCGGTCAGGAGGAACGAAGTAGGTGGTAAATGA
- a CDS encoding biopolymer transporter ExbD — protein sequence MSATSGDDELNLVPFIDLFSVLICFLLMTAVWMNIDSLATNSSQVTSSDQDTPPPTEKPISLSVTIIGNEILMSENENVTKVPLVLDTQGRPQTEKMLEVLAGWRKTYPDKRDVVLNTENRVLYQTMIAVFDTLVGSGWTDVGVSTQ from the coding sequence ATGAGTGCTACGTCTGGCGATGATGAACTCAATCTTGTTCCCTTTATCGATCTGTTTTCTGTTTTGATCTGTTTTCTTCTCATGACAGCCGTCTGGATGAATATTGATTCGCTTGCGACAAATTCGAGCCAGGTAACAAGCAGTGACCAAGATACGCCTCCTCCAACTGAGAAGCCAATTTCTTTGTCAGTTACCATCATTGGAAACGAAATATTAATGTCGGAGAACGAAAATGTAACTAAAGTTCCCTTGGTGCTCGATACACAGGGACGACCGCAAACAGAAAAGATGCTTGAAGTCTTGGCTGGGTGGAGGAAGACCTACCCTGACAAGAGAGATGTTGTTCTGAATACCGAAAATCGAGTTTTGTATCAGACGATGATCGCTGTTTTTGATACCCTGGTCGGAAGTGGTTGGACTGACGTGGGAGTAAGCACACAGTGA
- a CDS encoding MotA/TolQ/ExbB proton channel family protein — MFARIAEAFHAGGWPMYPILGCSVFAVAIILERFAVISAASNVNKDSLLHEINSYILQGNLEKAVAIVSQSRSPLTNIVRAGLMAVANRLGDEEVQTAMDAVALREIPRLEKNVGILAAVSNMATLVGLLGTVVGMIGAFATVATVSASEKATVLAANIAEAMNCTAFGLIVAIPTLAGYIIFNNWSQRVVDDIHEVSVTTLNFILTHREKLSRK, encoded by the coding sequence ATGTTTGCACGTATTGCAGAGGCGTTTCATGCGGGAGGATGGCCGATGTACCCAATTTTGGGTTGCTCGGTATTTGCTGTGGCCATTATTCTTGAACGTTTTGCTGTTATTTCGGCGGCTTCAAACGTTAATAAGGACAGTCTTCTGCATGAAATAAATTCTTATATCTTGCAGGGAAATTTGGAAAAGGCTGTTGCGATTGTTTCACAGTCAAGATCACCGCTCACAAACATTGTTCGTGCCGGATTGATGGCCGTCGCAAATCGTCTTGGAGATGAGGAGGTGCAAACCGCAATGGATGCAGTGGCTCTCAGAGAAATTCCTCGCCTTGAGAAAAATGTCGGCATTCTTGCTGCTGTCTCGAATATGGCAACACTGGTGGGGTTACTTGGAACTGTCGTCGGTATGATCGGTGCATTTGCAACAGTGGCGACTGTTTCGGCGTCGGAAAAGGCCACGGTATTGGCTGCCAATATCGCGGAGGCGATGAACTGTACAGCATTTGGACTGATTGTCGCCATTCCAACTTTGGCTGGATATATCATATTTAATAATTGGTCGCAGAGAGTTGTGGACGATATTCATGAGGTCAGCGTGACAACTCTGAATTTCATTTTGACCCATCGTGAAAAATTGTCGAGGAAGTAA